One part of the Marinobacter sp. MDS2 genome encodes these proteins:
- the putP gene encoding sodium/proline symporter PutP, producing the protein MAIGVWISLFAYFALMIAIGIYAMRTSTSSSEDYMLGGRALSPKVAALSAGASDMSGWLLLGLPGALYVSGLASAWIGIGLFVGAFFNWVLVAPRLREQTVHYGNAITIPSFLANRFPTKALSLRTVSAIVIVVFFAVYTASGLVAGGKLFESAFAGIFNFGGLSDYSVGIVITLGVVLAYTVVGGFLAVSMTDFVQGCIMMLALVIMPAVVLFGEGGGGYAQASQTLNEVDPTLLSWTEGLTFIGWLSAVTWGLGYFGQPHIIVRFMAIRSLKDVPTARNIGMGWMGISLIGAISLGVFGRAYAVRNGLDIADPETIFIILSDMLFHPLITGFLYAALLAAVMSTISSQLLVSSSSLTEDFYRLFLRKEATDRECVNVGRACVVAVGLVAAVIASDPDSQVLGLVSNAWAGFGAAFGPLILLSLMWSRTNGAGAIAGMVVGAVTVMVWISLGWNGSFMGGPGVYEIIPGFVAALIAIVVVSSVTADAGEYQHIER; encoded by the coding sequence ATGGCTATTGGTGTTTGGATCAGTCTTTTTGCTTACTTTGCGCTCATGATTGCCATCGGCATTTATGCAATGCGCACATCGACGTCTTCGTCTGAAGACTACATGCTGGGTGGGCGAGCGCTTAGCCCGAAAGTAGCGGCCTTGTCGGCCGGTGCGTCTGATATGAGTGGTTGGCTGCTGTTGGGGCTGCCGGGCGCGTTGTACGTGTCTGGTTTGGCGTCTGCCTGGATCGGCATCGGCTTGTTCGTGGGTGCGTTTTTCAACTGGGTACTGGTAGCGCCTCGCCTCCGTGAACAAACCGTTCATTATGGCAACGCCATCACTATCCCGTCTTTCCTGGCCAATCGTTTCCCGACAAAAGCTCTGTCGCTCAGGACCGTATCTGCGATTGTTATCGTGGTGTTCTTCGCGGTATACACCGCTTCTGGTCTGGTTGCTGGTGGTAAGCTGTTTGAAAGCGCCTTTGCCGGTATCTTCAACTTCGGCGGTTTGAGTGATTACTCTGTCGGTATTGTGATCACCTTGGGTGTGGTACTGGCTTATACCGTGGTAGGTGGCTTCCTGGCGGTGAGCATGACCGACTTCGTCCAGGGCTGCATCATGATGCTGGCGCTGGTTATCATGCCGGCTGTCGTGCTGTTCGGTGAAGGCGGTGGCGGCTACGCCCAGGCTTCACAGACTCTTAACGAAGTAGATCCAACCTTGTTGTCCTGGACCGAAGGCCTGACCTTCATTGGCTGGTTGTCAGCGGTTACTTGGGGCTTGGGTTACTTCGGTCAGCCGCACATCATCGTGCGTTTCATGGCGATCCGCTCCCTGAAAGATGTACCGACTGCCCGTAACATTGGTATGGGTTGGATGGGTATTTCCCTGATCGGTGCGATTTCTCTGGGTGTGTTCGGTCGCGCTTACGCGGTTCGTAACGGCCTGGACATTGCCGACCCGGAAACCATTTTCATCATTCTGTCTGACATGCTGTTCCACCCGCTGATTACTGGCTTCTTGTATGCGGCGCTGCTGGCGGCGGTTATGAGTACCATCTCCAGTCAGTTGCTGGTGTCGTCTTCTTCATTGACTGAAGACTTCTACCGCTTGTTCCTGCGCAAAGAAGCCACAGATCGTGAGTGTGTGAACGTAGGCCGTGCCTGTGTTGTGGCTGTCGGCCTGGTGGCTGCGGTTATCGCTTCTGACCCTGACTCTCAGGTTCTGGGGCTGGTCAGTAACGCTTGGGCAGGCTTTGGTGCCGCCTTTGGTCCGCTGATCCTGCTGTCTCTGATGTGGTCCCGCACCAACGGTGCTGGTGCCATTGCAGGCATGGTAGTGGGTGCTGTGACTGTTATGGTATGGATCTCTCTGGGCTGGAATGGCAGCTTCATGGGTGGTCCGGGCGTTTACGAGATCATTCCTGGCTTCGTTGCCGCGCTCATTGCCATTGTCGTGGTGAGCTCTGTGACAGCAGATGCCGGTGAATACCAGCACATCGAGCGGTAA
- a CDS encoding AraC family transcriptional regulator, which translates to MLDARIVKLPANAQQHHHEHHQVVVGVRGAAELCVDGLGAYLDTWKACLVPTEIEHDYCGDQLNHVLVINLDPQSPALESTAHREYELLARMFDKPCTVQMDHRLQGLVQFAAGEFDRAPDNVPLHRHLAASILYSMADRVVDGAPVKPARNSVSPEATRRFILDNLHRKITVQELAGQACLSVSRFHEIFREVAGITPHQFLLQTRLEQAARLLASRQLSVSEISYRTGFSSQSALTNALRKYKGTTPSRLQIGEHVA; encoded by the coding sequence ATGCTGGATGCCAGGATCGTAAAACTCCCCGCGAACGCTCAGCAACATCACCATGAGCACCACCAGGTGGTTGTCGGTGTTCGTGGCGCAGCCGAGTTGTGTGTCGATGGGCTAGGGGCGTATCTCGATACCTGGAAAGCGTGTTTGGTGCCTACAGAGATTGAGCACGATTACTGCGGGGATCAGCTAAACCATGTTTTGGTGATCAATCTTGATCCCCAGAGCCCTGCGCTTGAGTCTACGGCTCATAGAGAATACGAATTGCTGGCCAGAATGTTCGATAAACCCTGCACGGTTCAGATGGATCACCGTTTGCAGGGGTTGGTGCAATTTGCGGCGGGTGAATTTGACCGGGCGCCGGACAACGTGCCGTTGCATCGGCATCTGGCTGCGAGCATTCTGTATAGCATGGCGGATCGCGTGGTTGATGGAGCGCCAGTCAAACCTGCGCGCAACAGTGTCAGCCCAGAAGCGACCCGCCGCTTCATTCTGGATAACCTGCACCGGAAAATTACCGTTCAGGAGCTGGCAGGCCAAGCCTGCTTGAGTGTTAGCCGGTTCCACGAAATTTTCAGGGAAGTGGCGGGGATCACGCCGCATCAGTTTTTGTTACAGACACGTCTAGAGCAGGCTGCACGTTTGCTCGCCAGTCGCCAGTTGTCGGTCTCTGAAATCAGCTACCGAACCGGCTTCTCATCTCAAAGTGCACTCACCAATGCGTTGCGCAAATACAAAGGAACAACGCCCTCCAGACTCCAAATCGGCGAACATGTCGCATAA
- the tmk gene encoding dTMP kinase, with product MAARGRFITFEGTEGVGKSTQMKNAAETLESLGIEFIVTREPGGTPMAENIRELLLAPRDESVHEMTELLLMFAARAQHLHTHILPALDAGKWVLCDRFTDATFAYQGGGRGVSKERISVLETLVQGDLRPDHVILLDAPVETGMARAKHRGELDRFEREDVEFFQRIRDTYLERATAAPAQYHIVNAALPLEQVSASVGALLAALAKSPQAVG from the coding sequence ATGGCAGCTCGAGGCCGTTTTATTACGTTTGAAGGCACTGAGGGGGTGGGTAAGTCTACCCAGATGAAAAATGCTGCAGAGACTCTGGAGTCCTTGGGTATTGAATTCATCGTGACTCGCGAACCCGGCGGCACGCCGATGGCAGAGAATATCCGGGAACTTTTGCTGGCGCCCCGGGATGAGTCGGTGCACGAAATGACCGAATTGCTTTTGATGTTTGCGGCTCGGGCCCAGCATCTGCACACCCATATCCTGCCAGCACTCGACGCCGGAAAATGGGTGCTGTGTGACCGTTTTACTGACGCCACTTTCGCCTACCAGGGCGGTGGCCGCGGTGTTTCTAAGGAGCGCATTTCTGTGCTTGAGACTCTGGTTCAGGGAGATCTGCGCCCTGACCACGTGATTTTACTGGATGCACCGGTTGAAACCGGTATGGCGCGAGCCAAACACCGGGGTGAGCTGGACCGCTTCGAACGGGAAGACGTCGAGTTTTTCCAACGCATTCGGGACACCTACCTGGAGCGCGCTACGGCTGCTCCGGCTCAGTACCACATCGTCAATGCCGCGTTGCCGCTGGAGCAGGTTTCGGCAAGTGTGGGGGCATTGCTGGCAGCGCTAGCCAAATCGCCTCAAGCAGTAGGGTAG
- the mltG gene encoding endolytic transglycosylase MltG has translation MFRKLIVSVFALGVMAAAAVGLWVWQGLETLKKPVTLEEPVLFSVEHGTSFNGLVHDLARQELISDSLWLRLYGRLNPELTRIKAGDYELTPGMTPLEIVDSMVEGKVKLWAVQFIEGWTFADLRTALAKSEKLKKVTTDWSDQKIMKAVGAEGQHPEGWFFPDTYMFSGSETDLDILKRAYNRMASLLEQEWAERAKNLPYDTPYEALIMASIVERETGAPYEREQVAGVFVRRLEKGMRLQTDPTVIYGMGDKYDGRIRRRDLRTHTPYNTYRIDGLPPTPIALPGRDAIHAALHPDDGDALYFVARGDGSHKFSKTLAEHQKAVRAFQLNRKEGYRSYPVPDAKTNNGGDK, from the coding sequence GTGTTCAGGAAGTTAATAGTTTCGGTTTTTGCTCTGGGTGTGATGGCTGCAGCAGCGGTAGGGCTGTGGGTATGGCAGGGCCTGGAAACACTTAAAAAGCCCGTAACGCTCGAAGAGCCTGTCTTGTTCAGTGTTGAGCATGGCACCTCGTTCAATGGCCTCGTACATGATCTTGCCCGGCAAGAGCTGATTTCTGACTCTCTGTGGTTACGGTTGTATGGCCGTCTAAATCCAGAGCTTACCCGCATCAAGGCCGGCGATTATGAGCTGACTCCCGGAATGACACCGCTGGAGATTGTTGATTCGATGGTTGAAGGCAAGGTCAAGCTGTGGGCGGTGCAGTTTATCGAAGGATGGACGTTTGCCGATCTTCGGACGGCGCTGGCGAAGTCCGAGAAGCTCAAGAAAGTGACAACCGACTGGTCTGACCAGAAGATCATGAAAGCCGTTGGGGCAGAAGGCCAGCATCCTGAGGGCTGGTTTTTTCCGGATACCTACATGTTCAGCGGTAGCGAAACGGATCTGGATATCCTGAAACGTGCCTACAATCGTATGGCTAGCTTGCTGGAGCAAGAATGGGCAGAGCGAGCGAAAAACCTTCCCTACGACACACCTTACGAGGCCCTGATCATGGCCTCCATCGTAGAGCGAGAGACTGGCGCTCCTTATGAGCGTGAGCAGGTTGCAGGCGTTTTTGTTCGCCGATTAGAGAAGGGAATGCGTCTGCAGACCGATCCAACCGTAATCTATGGTATGGGTGATAAGTACGATGGCCGAATTCGTCGGCGTGATTTGCGCACGCACACACCTTACAACACCTACCGTATTGATGGCCTGCCGCCTACCCCGATTGCACTGCCGGGGCGTGATGCGATTCATGCAGCGCTGCACCCGGATGACGGAGATGCGTTGTATTTTGTTGCCCGGGGTGACGGCAGCCACAAATTCTCAAAGACCCTGGCGGAGCACCAGAAGGCAGTCAGGGCTTTTCAGTTGAATCGTAAAGAAGGGTATCGGTCTTATCCGGTTCCGGATGCGAAAACTAACAACGGCGGAGACAAGTAA
- a CDS encoding aminotransferase class IV, with product MVTLYWAEDGAFPPGDRGLAYGDGLFETLRVDDRGAYLQAFHLDRMTRDAERLRIPVNRAELERALQQALERYADFYRGNNWVLKLTLTRGSGGRGYRPTPELQPNLLISHAAMPPLAPVTGVVADFSRVPLTVNPLFSGIKSLNRIEQVMAASELQDGVFEVLMANAAGHIVEGTRTNLFIETDDGWRTPPPDSLAVMGVMRRFALERLRASGEVVHEAPIMLEDLLASSCRGVYLTNSVLGVVSVRTLAEQDLPVTGRLATICGSTPTTD from the coding sequence GTGGTAACGCTATATTGGGCGGAAGACGGTGCTTTTCCGCCCGGTGATCGCGGTTTGGCCTATGGAGACGGGCTGTTTGAAACCCTTCGGGTTGATGATCGTGGAGCATACCTGCAGGCCTTTCACCTCGACAGGATGACCCGGGATGCCGAGCGTCTGCGAATACCCGTTAATCGGGCAGAGCTTGAGCGAGCGCTCCAACAAGCTCTAGAGCGTTACGCCGATTTTTATCGCGGCAATAACTGGGTGCTCAAATTGACGCTCACCCGGGGTTCCGGAGGCCGGGGCTATCGCCCGACTCCAGAGTTGCAGCCCAACCTTCTGATCTCTCATGCAGCTATGCCGCCATTAGCGCCGGTGACTGGCGTGGTGGCTGATTTCTCTCGCGTGCCTCTCACGGTCAATCCGCTGTTTTCCGGTATTAAATCGTTGAACCGAATCGAACAGGTGATGGCCGCCTCTGAACTGCAAGACGGTGTGTTCGAAGTTCTGATGGCGAACGCTGCAGGCCATATCGTTGAGGGCACCCGCACCAATCTCTTTATCGAAACCGATGACGGTTGGCGCACGCCGCCGCCTGATTCTTTGGCAGTGATGGGGGTGATGCGCAGATTTGCGCTGGAACGACTTCGCGCGAGCGGCGAGGTGGTTCACGAGGCGCCTATCATGTTGGAGGATCTGCTCGCATCAAGCTGTCGGGGTGTCTATTTAACCAATAGTGTGCTGGGCGTTGTCTCTGTGCGGACATTGGCCGAACAGGATTTGCCTGTTACCGGCCGGCTTGCGACAATCTGCGGCTCCACTCCAACAACGGATTAG